The Belonocnema kinseyi isolate 2016_QV_RU_SX_M_011 chromosome 2, B_treatae_v1, whole genome shotgun sequence nucleotide sequence TTCCAgacgttttatttaaatttatgcttTCTTGTTTCATTTTCATAAAGATGGGGTGATCCCCATGTATTTTCAATGGGAGAATTCAGGAGGTGGGCAGAATTCCTAAACGTTCAATAAAAAAGAacctattgacatttttttataacatcaCAAAATGAGTCATTATCCCAAacgaaattcgaattttgattttttttaaccaccCTAATTATTACAGTAGCCAACATATCTTGAAGAAGCGTAATGACGATTATGATTGTACGCATACAATgaataaataatgttatttttgcaTGCTTACACTGCCTTAAACTgtattttttaggtttataattttttttaacgcgaataaattatttataaggtaatgtaaagaaaaagaaaaatgtactatttttactTTCTCTAGTATCTCGTTTAGTTGGCGGAACGACCGTGTAATcatgcatacatgcatacacAACATAGATTTGTGACATCCCAGAatcaaaattcggaaaaaactgTTTAGTTTTGGCACCTTTGTGTTGAGATCATTTAAAAAGAGTCGCGTTCTGCGTTTACGCTGCATCGAGCAGCACATAACGTTGGATTTTTGTTTTGAGAACCACTGGCAGAACCATGCTAAAACTGATAGGACATCGGAAGCACATTTACGtctttatttggtaaaaaatcaaaagGAAATTGAAGGGTCTTTTTTCAGGAGTGTGTTTTTAACTATTgagtaaaaaaatgattctttgctttcgctttttatttgaaattatacttgaataggaataattttcgatttttaaaattaaaatcagtcaAATAGAACCAAAgatgaagaattttcttaaaagtcaCAGCCGAATCCCATTTAGTGAAGCAAATTAGTTTGATGAAATGGCATGGAATCTAACTTTTAAATCATGGTACTTACCTAAAAGCTTACTGTCCAAACGATATCCTAATTTGGTTGCTTGCATCAGAGGTTGTGCTAATAGATTAAATGGAGCTTCGTGACACCAgtcctttaaaatttccaaatctcCTTTGATCATTGCTTCCAAAATGTTTGGAATAATGTCTGTCTCACAATCCTTTACAAACTGAACCTTATCAAAATTCGGATCAATTTTACAGATCTCAGTGAGAGTTTCTGAGAGTTCCGTTTTCTGAAAAAGTCCGCCCACCAAATCCGTTACTTTATCTGTGAGTAGCCTCGACGCACGGATCACAGGATTGTCCGACTCCTCATACTTGATTTTCCAATCCAGAACTTTATTAACATAGGGGTTTTTATCCTGCACAAGGAATACGAAATCGCCACAAGTAGCAcattataaaatctattaaaccGATAATTAAATTTCTCTCCCACAAAGCGCCTTTGTAAAAACCAATGATTCGTTCATAGCTGAAGTTTAACTTGTGGGAGAGCATCATAGCACTGTAGTTGTAAGAAATATACCATACTTTGAAATTCTGCCACGACTGATAGAATTTAGAATCTTTATGAAGTTCCACGCCTGTAGCTTCTGTGTTAGCCTCGACATTTTGATGGCTCTCCGAGATCTCTTTCCGCTTTCTTAATGTCTTTAGAGGTACATAGACGTGACctgttttgaaacttttgaaaatatatgtaccatccaaataaagaaaaaaaaacaacagaaaaacgtgaGTTATTCAGACCTTGAATACCGTGCTGGTCCAGTTCTTTTTGAACAGCTACTGCagtctttgatattttttgaaatgcacCTGTTTTCCCAAGCACCTGACCTGTCTCTGAAATTGATTCTGCTGCACCTTTAgcagtttttgaaatttcctcGCCAATTTGTCCCGCCTTTTTCCCCAACTCTGTTTTGCTGACTCCCTCCACTGCTTCTTGGACCTATTACATTAGGTTTATATTCACACTGATTTGTTCATTATTAagtataatcaattaaaaatattttttatcaatgaatTATAATGAATGTGTAACGTTCCGCAAGGAAAGGGACAATTTTATTAACTGTAGTTCCGgagatatttgcatttttgtGAACAAAGGTGAAAAGTACCaatacaacaaaaataataagtgtGCTAGAGGTGCTTCAAAGGGttcagaatttagaaaatttcaaattacgtcTAGAAGGATAAATTGGTTGATGCAATCTTTTTACCACATAATctaaaactctaaataacttGGAAAGTACAGAGagctttttctgtaaaaaaatggtgtttttcctttttcaaattagATAGTTTAAAAGCGGCGGGAAGACCCGATTGAGCTCCCCtggcgctcaagctataaagcctattgtgaAACACCCATAATTATTTGCTCTCAGTAGCCGACCCCAGACCTCTTGGTGAGACCTAGTATATCATTCACTGACCACGGTTTAATTTCCTCAGGTTCCATAAAATGGACCCCAAGGGTTTGCTGCCTGAGCCTAGCTCATGCCGGGCACTGGAATAAGACATGCTGGTGTGTTTGATCATCCCTAATGCGTTTCATGTACATTGCCTTGGTGTTATATCCCATTTTGTGCATATGATAGTTCAGGTGGTTTTGCCCTGTAAGCATCTGAGCTAATGTCCTTATGTCTTTCTTGGGTAAACCCAGGATTGCCATGGCTCTGCCCATCCTGTTTGCACCACCCAGGATGGCTTTCACATGTCGGCAACCTTGGATTTGTTCCCAGTATTCTCAGTGATTTGTTCGGGTCCAGGGTTTGATGGCCATCCTGATACAGCAAGACGCTAATCCCAGTAACGGTCATATGTATTCACTTGCTACGCCGTGCTTTACCCATTGGCCCGCCTCTTCGAACCCACATGAACACTACTTTGTTCTTTTCTGTAAGTTGGTTTAATGCCATTTTGGATTTCTAACCCAGTTCGCATGGTATGTCTGGTTTCCTAATTGCAGTTAA carries:
- the LOC117167101 gene encoding mitochondrial import inner membrane translocase subunit TIM44 isoform X1 encodes the protein MFQNLMTCRSSLAGMARSTTSRKSFGYTSRENSFKKSLSPKLSSNVKDVSFRFYSNPTRRTGFFNQLVENIKQDMQKNKEMKESLKKFREEAEKLEQSEALRSARQKFQTVESEASKGSEVLKEKFGTIKEKVQEAVEGVSKTELGKKAGQIGEEISKTAKGAAESISETGQVLGKTGAFQKISKTAVAVQKELDQHGIQGHVYVPLKTLRKRKEISESHQNVEANTEATGVELHKDSKFYQSWQNFKDKNPYVNKVLDWKIKYEESDNPVIRASRLLTDKVTDLVGGLFQKTELSETLTEICKIDPNFDKVQFVKDCETDIIPNILEAMIKGDLEILKDWCHEAPFNLLAQPLMQATKLGYRLDSKLLVLAWFCQWFSKQKSNVMCCSMQRKRRTRLFLNDLNTKVPKLNSFFRILILGCHKSMLCMHVCMITRSFRQLNEILEKVKIVHFSFSLHYLINNLFALKKIINLKNTV
- the LOC117167101 gene encoding mitochondrial import inner membrane translocase subunit TIM44 isoform X2, encoding MFQNLMTCRSSLAGMARSTTSRKSFGYTSRENSFKKSLSPKLSSNVKDVSFRFYSNPTRRTGFFNQLVENIKQDMQKNKEMKESLKKFREEAEKLEQSEALRSARQKFQTVESEASKGSEVLKEKFGTIKEKVQEAVEGVSKTELGKKAGQIGEEISKTAKGAAESISETGQVLGKTGAFQKISKTAVAVQKELDQHGIQGHVYVPLKTLRKRKEISESHQNVEANTEATGVELHKDSKFYQSWQNFKDKNPYVNKVLDWKIKYEESDNPVIRASRLLTDKVTDLVGGLFQKTELSETLTEICKIDPNFDKVQFVKDCETDIIPNILEAMIKGDLEILKDWCHEAPFNLLAQPLMQATKLGYRLDSKLLDIDNVDLVMGKVMDQGPVLIISFQSQQIMCLRDAKNNVVEGDPEKVMRVNYVWVLCRDPTELNSNAAWRLLDLSANSSEQLM
- the LOC117167101 gene encoding mitochondrial import inner membrane translocase subunit TIM44 isoform X5 codes for the protein MFQNLMTCRSSLAGMARSTTSRKSFGYTSRENSFKKSLSPKLSSNVKDVSFRFYSNPTRRTGFFNQLVENIKQDMQKNKEMKESLKKFREEAEKLEQSEALRSARQKFQTVESEASKGSEVLKEKFGTIKEKVQEAVEGVSKTELGKKAGQIGEEISKTAKGAAESISETGQVLGKTGAFQKISKTAVAVQKELDQHGIQGHVYVPLKTLRKRKEISESHQNVEANTEATGVELHKDSKFYQSWQNFKDKNPYVNKVLDWKIKYEESDNPVIRASRLLTDKVTDLVGGLFQKTELSETLTEICKIDPNFDKVQFVKDCETDIIPNILEAMIKGDLEILKDWCHEAPFNLLAQPLMQATKLGYRLDSKLLVQL
- the LOC117167101 gene encoding mitochondrial import inner membrane translocase subunit TIM44 isoform X4 → MFQNLMTCRSSLAGMARSTTSRKSFGYTSRENSFKKSLSPKLSSNVKDVSFRFYSNPTRRTGFFNQLVENIKQDMQKNKEMKESLKKFREEAEKLEQSEALRSARQKFQTVESEASKGSEVLKEKFGTIKEKVQEAVEGVSKTELGKKAGQIGEEISKTAKGAAESISETGQVLGKTGAFQKISKTAVAVQKELDQHGIQGHVYVPLKTLRKRKEISESHQNVEANTEATGVELHKDSKFYQSWQNFKDKNPYVNKVLDWKIKYEESDNPVIRASRLLTDKVTDLVGGLFQKTELSETLTEICKIDPNFDKVQFVKDCETDIIPNILEAMIKGDLEILKDWCHEAPFNLLAQPLMQATKLGYRLDSKLLVDCEITTSDDGKYSIGVGHSEFT
- the LOC117167101 gene encoding mitochondrial import inner membrane translocase subunit TIM44 isoform X3 — encoded protein: MFQNLMTCRSSLAGMARSTTSRKSFGYTSRENSFKKSLSPKLSSNVKDVSFRFYSNPTRRTGFFNQLVENIKQDMQKNKEMKESLKKFREEAEKLEQSEALRSARQKFQTVESEASKGSEVLKEKFGTIKEKVQEAVEGVSKTELGKKAGQIGEEISKTAKGAAESISETGQVLGKTGAFQKISKTAVAVQKELDQHGIQGHVYVPLKTLRKRKEISESHQNVEANTEATGVELHKDSKFYQSWQNFKDKNPYVNKVLDWKIKYEESDNPVIRASRLLTDKVTDLVGGLFQKTELSETLTEICKIDPNFDKVQFVKDCETDIIPNILEAMIKGDLEILKDWCHEAPFNLLAQPLMQATKLGYRLDSKLLANRGLAMELSTLPSIFPLEPLSLLTALEVDSFSKSVDDF